The Acidianus manzaensis genome has a window encoding:
- a CDS encoding amidohydrolase family protein, producing MIFKNARVITKNGITETDFKVENGKITEIKKNIVGDDTVDLSGYLVLPSVIDAHTHFNSRYLGAREIIPTADDYKSGSEVALAGGITSLINFIDPLGRPIIEAVKEEIDKASSTSKMDFSFHLIVKKKEDIEYLDEVFKMGVKSIKMFMAYKGSMQVDDETMMMAMQKVRKLNGTVAIHAEHGDVIDFLQEEYKDEKPAIYHAITRPPEVEEEAVYRASMLAYLTRAKTYIVHVSDPNSLDIVNSWKNKGAIIYAETCPHYLLFDESYYERPDGKRFIMSPPLRSKELRDNLLRKLDKVHTLGSDYSGYMSVYKDKALSYLEVPNGVASTEFLVPTIVSLMFKNYIPPEKVAEITSENQINLYNIKEKGFRVGADADFALISRKEWTVKEWHGKMDHSIYEGMKFDAKVEKTYLRGELVFDEDLKGGKGLILKR from the coding sequence ATGATATTTAAAAACGCTAGAGTTATAACTAAGAATGGAATAACTGAAACAGATTTTAAAGTAGAAAATGGAAAAATAACTGAAATAAAGAAGAATATAGTAGGAGATGATACTGTAGATCTTTCTGGATATTTAGTGTTGCCAAGCGTAATTGACGCTCATACTCATTTTAATTCTAGATATCTAGGAGCTAGAGAAATAATACCTACTGCAGATGATTATAAGTCAGGTAGTGAAGTGGCATTAGCTGGAGGAATAACTTCACTAATAAATTTTATAGATCCTCTAGGTAGGCCAATTATTGAGGCTGTGAAGGAAGAGATAGATAAAGCGAGTTCTACATCTAAAATGGATTTTTCTTTTCATTTAATAGTTAAGAAGAAGGAAGATATTGAATATTTAGATGAAGTATTCAAAATGGGAGTAAAAAGCATAAAGATGTTCATGGCATATAAGGGAAGCATGCAAGTTGATGATGAAACAATGATGATGGCTATGCAGAAGGTAAGGAAATTAAATGGAACAGTTGCGATACATGCAGAGCATGGAGATGTGATTGATTTTTTGCAGGAAGAATATAAGGATGAAAAGCCTGCAATTTACCATGCAATAACTAGACCACCAGAAGTTGAAGAAGAAGCAGTGTATAGAGCATCCATGTTAGCTTATTTAACTAGAGCTAAAACTTATATTGTTCACGTTTCAGATCCTAATTCTTTAGATATTGTTAATTCTTGGAAAAATAAAGGTGCAATAATATACGCTGAAACGTGCCCTCATTATCTTTTATTTGACGAAAGTTATTATGAAAGACCAGACGGTAAAAGATTCATAATGTCGCCTCCTTTAAGAAGTAAAGAATTGAGGGATAATTTACTTAGAAAATTAGATAAAGTACATACTCTAGGTAGTGATTATTCTGGTTATATGTCGGTATATAAGGATAAAGCATTAAGCTATTTAGAAGTTCCTAATGGCGTAGCTTCTACAGAATTTCTAGTGCCTACAATAGTCAGTTTAATGTTTAAAAATTACATACCTCCGGAAAAAGTAGCAGAAATAACTTCTGAAAATCAAATTAATCTCTACAATATAAAAGAAAAAGGCTTCAGAGTAGGTGCAGATGCAGATTTTGCTTTAATAAGTAGAAAAGAATGGACTGTAAAGGAATGGCATGGTAAGATGGATCATTCTATTTACGAAGGAATGAAGTTTGATGCGAAAGTAGAAAAAACTTACTTAAGAGGAGAATTAGTATTTGATGAAGATTTGAAGGGTGGTAAAGGATTAATACTGAAAAGATAA
- the ureG gene encoding urease accessory protein UreG produces MLKVGVLGPVGSGKTSLIIKLTEYLSKRGLKIGIITNDVVSNFDALTMYKTLVEEKSIIPKENILGIVTGGCPHTAIREDPSVNLRALEILEKREDFDVIFIESGGDNVMSTFSPLLADYTIFVLDTSAGDKYPGKGGLGIVESDLLVINKIDLAPYVNADLEKMKKDSLRIRNGKPFVMISLKSGEGLKDLFNIIEEELKYEGIIKS; encoded by the coding sequence ATCTTGAAAGTGGGCGTTTTAGGTCCAGTAGGATCAGGTAAAACTAGTTTAATAATAAAATTAACTGAATATTTAAGTAAAAGAGGATTAAAAATAGGGATAATAACTAATGACGTAGTATCAAATTTTGATGCGTTAACAATGTATAAGACTTTAGTAGAGGAAAAAAGTATCATACCAAAAGAAAATATTCTAGGAATAGTTACTGGAGGATGCCCTCATACAGCAATTAGGGAAGATCCTTCAGTAAACTTAAGGGCTTTAGAAATCTTAGAAAAAAGAGAAGATTTTGACGTAATTTTCATAGAAAGTGGTGGAGATAATGTAATGTCAACTTTTAGTCCTTTGTTAGCAGACTATACTATATTTGTATTAGATACTTCAGCAGGAGATAAATATCCTGGAAAAGGAGGATTAGGAATAGTAGAAAGTGATTTGCTTGTAATAAATAAAATAGATTTAGCTCCTTACGTAAATGCTGACTTAGAAAAAATGAAAAAAGATAGTTTAAGAATAAGAAATGGAAAGCCTTTCGTTATGATAAGTCTAAAATCTGGAGAAGGATTAAAAGATCTTTTTAACATTATTGAAGAGGAATTAAAATATGAAGGCATTATTAAAAGTTGA
- a CDS encoding urease accessory protein UreD, with product MKALLKVENSLIERTGSLNALFLGDTLMIVNPSEVLAHEDEIKISITSNGIITDQAFTKILSNSNVRITYEIKGNFLFIPHPILFYNNARAKIDTTFIVNQKAKIIEAYALGREGHGEKFEKGKIKAITKIYSSDGELLVFDVLRIEDKSYMKTVGSSGLITTYEIDGKEINIEKIPVNSEDVEEEWLKVR from the coding sequence ATGAAGGCATTATTAAAAGTTGAAAATTCTTTGATTGAAAGAACAGGAAGCTTAAACGCGCTTTTCTTAGGAGATACGCTTATGATCGTTAATCCCTCGGAAGTCTTAGCTCATGAAGATGAAATAAAAATTTCAATTACATCGAATGGAATAATAACTGATCAAGCTTTTACAAAAATACTCTCGAATTCAAACGTAAGAATTACTTATGAAATTAAAGGAAATTTCTTATTTATACCTCACCCAATTCTCTTTTATAATAATGCAAGAGCAAAAATTGATACTACATTTATAGTAAATCAAAAAGCTAAAATTATAGAAGCTTATGCTTTAGGTAGAGAAGGACATGGAGAAAAGTTTGAAAAAGGAAAAATAAAAGCTATAACTAAAATTTATTCAAGCGATGGAGAATTGCTAGTTTTTGATGTTCTTAGGATAGAAGATAAAAGCTATATGAAAACTGTTGGATCTTCTGGATTAATAACTACTTATGAAATTGATGGAAAAGAAATTAATATAGAAAAAATTCCAGTTAATTCAGAAGATGTAGAAGAAGAATGGTTAAAAGTTAGGTGA
- a CDS encoding dipeptidase encodes MKLIDLHEDLAYSNQQGIDVINGNIQSSIMMLKEYDSLIFASIFPHVNTWDERSDELTALYGTPTRSTNFSLELFLDQVKFYYYLDRKNLAKIVRNLNDVNANGVKLLLSLEGADVLRDYNDLYILKELHVYNLGLTWNYDNKFASSCMSKRDYGLTGEGEELVKLSNKLGIIIDLAHAGKRTVLDVASISKKPIIASHTNVIKLKNHKRNLDDEEIEAIVKTKGVIGITAIVSTLKEPTINGLIESIKYIGESFGWEYVALGTDFLGIEETPKEFENILKVKELAKAIEGHEDEVLWNNAYRVIKENLLN; translated from the coding sequence ATGAAATTAATTGATCTGCATGAAGATCTGGCGTATTCAAATCAACAAGGAATTGATGTAATTAATGGCAATATACAGTCTAGTATAATGATGCTTAAAGAATACGATTCACTAATCTTCGCCTCGATTTTTCCTCATGTAAATACCTGGGATGAGAGAAGTGATGAACTAACTGCTCTTTATGGAACTCCTACAAGATCAACTAATTTCTCTTTAGAACTATTCTTAGACCAAGTTAAATTTTATTATTACCTAGATAGGAAAAATTTAGCTAAAATTGTTAGGAATTTAAATGATGTTAACGCTAATGGTGTTAAGTTACTATTATCTCTAGAAGGAGCAGACGTACTAAGGGATTATAATGACCTGTATATCTTGAAAGAATTGCATGTATATAATTTAGGATTAACGTGGAATTACGACAATAAGTTTGCTTCTTCATGTATGTCAAAAAGGGATTATGGGTTAACTGGAGAAGGCGAAGAATTAGTTAAATTGAGTAACAAATTAGGTATAATAATTGATTTAGCTCATGCAGGGAAAAGAACGGTTTTAGATGTTGCATCAATTTCTAAGAAACCAATAATAGCATCTCATACTAATGTGATTAAGCTAAAGAACCATAAAAGAAATTTAGATGATGAAGAAATTGAAGCTATAGTTAAAACAAAAGGAGTTATTGGGATTACTGCAATAGTCTCAACACTAAAGGAGCCAACAATAAATGGATTAATTGAAAGTATAAAATACATAGGTGAATCTTTCGGCTGGGAGTATGTAGCTTTAGGAACTGACTTTTTAGGAATAGAAGAAACTCCAAAGGAATTTGAGAACATCCTAAAAGTAAAGGAATTAGCTAAGGCAATAGAAGGGCATGAAGATGAAGTTTTATGGAATAATGCATATAGAGTTATAAAAGAGAATTTATTAAACTAG
- a CDS encoding xanthine dehydrogenase family protein molybdopterin-binding subunit — translation MFYSYVDDVKGDYESVAFIRSSKSYAKFTLSGNAFTWEDLKDYKIPKVFEPEGKLKDIEIPLLAKGVALYVGQPLGMVIGKDPYEAEDKKEEIEVEYEEINQPLYPPDNVILSFSKGNYELGENELNLKLKFNRQSPAPLEGRAIAVRHEDGKLLIRISNQAPTVVRKIVSKMLSLDEDKIEITVPRVGGGFGAKQDIVMEELAVIALSFYTGKNLKWIETKSEHIMTSQGRGQSHEIKVYFNNNGKITGIIDNLDYDMGAFPLPWSGISPLYVTLMSMKSVYNISIRNNVRVIGTNNPPQGAFRGFGRPEAFFIIERIMDEVSRKLNINPIELREINLNKDLEIGNVTQVLNKMKNKYKEYKEKYGKGIGVSLYVHYASPTSKVLIGEEKSFVGGYECVSIRLKTDGKVEVKTTVVDMGQGISKVLKKIVSETLNYDKVNVIIGSQDVNGYGSWASRSTITAGNAALLAAKDLKEKIDKLGGIERVLDKLNNSPWDIDDKEFYSIKCYEPQDMVGAISGQISVVNFDGLRIKALENYTIVDVGIAGDEEEVKGQIIGGIVQSLGGLLYEDVNSPFDYLLPTAVEAPKVSVELLNTPSETPGGYRGIGENSISGAYASIANAISDFFPVYEIRVKYNA, via the coding sequence ATGTTTTATTCATATGTAGACGATGTTAAAGGAGACTATGAAAGTGTAGCGTTTATAAGATCTAGCAAATCTTATGCTAAATTTACACTAAGTGGTAATGCCTTTACTTGGGAAGATTTAAAGGATTATAAAATTCCGAAAGTCTTCGAACCAGAAGGAAAACTTAAAGATATAGAAATTCCACTATTAGCAAAAGGCGTAGCATTATACGTAGGTCAACCTTTAGGAATGGTTATAGGAAAAGATCCTTACGAAGCTGAAGACAAAAAAGAAGAGATAGAAGTAGAATATGAAGAAATAAATCAACCTTTATATCCTCCAGACAATGTTATATTATCTTTTTCTAAAGGAAATTATGAATTAGGAGAAAATGAATTAAATTTAAAATTAAAATTTAATAGACAATCTCCAGCACCTTTAGAAGGTAGGGCTATAGCAGTAAGACATGAAGATGGAAAACTTTTGATTAGAATTTCTAACCAAGCACCAACAGTTGTGAGAAAAATAGTTTCTAAAATGCTTAGCCTTGATGAGGATAAAATTGAAATAACAGTACCAAGAGTCGGTGGAGGATTTGGAGCAAAACAAGACATAGTAATGGAAGAATTAGCTGTAATAGCGTTATCTTTCTATACTGGAAAGAATCTAAAATGGATTGAAACTAAATCAGAGCATATAATGACATCACAAGGTAGAGGACAAAGCCATGAGATAAAAGTTTATTTTAATAATAATGGTAAAATAACAGGAATAATTGATAACCTAGACTACGATATGGGTGCGTTTCCATTACCTTGGTCAGGGATATCTCCTCTTTACGTTACTCTAATGAGCATGAAAAGTGTTTATAATATAAGTATAAGGAATAATGTGAGGGTTATAGGGACGAATAATCCTCCCCAAGGCGCATTTAGAGGTTTCGGAAGGCCAGAAGCTTTCTTTATTATTGAAAGAATAATGGACGAAGTAAGTAGAAAACTTAATATTAATCCAATTGAATTAAGAGAAATTAACTTAAATAAAGACCTTGAAATAGGTAACGTTACTCAAGTTCTAAACAAAATGAAAAATAAATATAAAGAATACAAAGAAAAATATGGAAAAGGTATAGGAGTTTCGCTTTACGTTCATTATGCATCTCCTACTTCAAAAGTTTTAATAGGAGAAGAAAAATCATTCGTAGGAGGATACGAGTGCGTGTCAATCAGACTCAAAACTGACGGTAAAGTAGAAGTAAAAACTACCGTAGTTGATATGGGTCAAGGAATATCAAAAGTATTAAAGAAAATAGTATCCGAAACGTTAAACTACGACAAAGTCAACGTAATAATAGGATCCCAAGACGTAAATGGCTATGGAAGCTGGGCTAGCAGAAGCACTATTACGGCTGGCAATGCTGCTCTACTCGCAGCTAAAGACTTAAAAGAGAAAATAGATAAACTAGGAGGAATTGAAAGAGTATTAGATAAACTAAATAATTCTCCTTGGGATATAGACGATAAAGAATTTTACAGTATAAAATGTTACGAACCTCAAGATATGGTAGGAGCAATAAGCGGCCAAATAAGCGTAGTAAATTTTGATGGGCTTAGAATTAAAGCATTAGAAAATTATACAATAGTAGATGTAGGGATAGCAGGTGATGAAGAAGAAGTAAAAGGTCAAATAATAGGCGGAATAGTTCAGTCTTTAGGAGGATTACTTTATGAAGATGTTAACAGTCCTTTTGACTATCTTTTACCTACTGCAGTTGAAGCTCCTAAAGTTAGCGTAGAATTGCTTAACACTCCATCTGAAACTCCTGGCGGATATAGGGGCATAGGAGAAAATAGTATATCTGGAGCTTACGCTTCAATAGCTAATGCAATATCAGACTTCTTCCCAGTTTATGAAATTAGGGTGAAATATAACGCTTAA